A region of Micromonospora chokoriensis DNA encodes the following proteins:
- a CDS encoding peptidase inhibitor family I36 protein, whose protein sequence is MNIRKSLAAAGIALAASTSILSGASPASAAARDGVCDSGEFCYYYNSGNAGSISDFTGSLDDYGTEQPSCYDFKGAGAGKGLCIKNEAASVWNRSTKTVRVYYNSGYAGSYQDFAAGAKGNLNATLKNNNASHQFSPSARTNLSYALYQASGGTVTCAFDGYTTTPGRHEGIDIARSVGSDVRALVSGTVTYVARGTTGSGGLSTISVYNSSLNKTVIYLHTAPRSGVGVGDAISKGQIIADESWHGVSSSSGAHTHVEVRAGRQTHAAVSVGDPTLDNADPTAFWNSQGYNEK, encoded by the coding sequence GGCGGCCCGGGACGGGGTCTGCGACAGCGGCGAGTTCTGCTACTACTACAACAGCGGCAACGCCGGATCGATCTCGGACTTCACCGGATCGCTCGACGACTACGGCACCGAGCAGCCCTCGTGCTACGACTTCAAGGGCGCCGGCGCCGGCAAGGGCCTGTGCATCAAGAACGAGGCCGCCTCGGTCTGGAACCGCAGTACCAAGACCGTGCGCGTCTACTACAACAGCGGATACGCCGGTTCCTACCAGGACTTCGCGGCCGGCGCGAAGGGAAACCTCAACGCGACGCTGAAGAACAACAACGCCTCGCACCAGTTCTCGCCGTCGGCGCGCACGAACCTGTCGTACGCCCTGTACCAGGCCAGCGGCGGCACTGTCACGTGCGCCTTCGACGGGTACACCACGACGCCCGGCCGGCACGAGGGCATCGACATCGCCCGCAGCGTGGGCTCGGACGTGCGCGCCCTGGTTTCCGGAACGGTCACCTACGTCGCCCGGGGCACCACCGGCAGCGGCGGCCTGTCCACGATCTCCGTCTACAACTCCTCGCTCAACAAGACGGTGATCTACCTGCACACCGCGCCGAGGTCCGGGGTGGGCGTGGGCGACGCCATCAGCAAGGGCCAGATCATCGCCGACGAGTCGTGGCACGGGGTGTCCTCCAGTTCGGGCGCGCACACCCACGTCGAGGTCCGGGCCGGCCGGCAGACCCACGCGGCCGTCAGCGTCGGCGACCCCACCCTGGACAACGCCGACCCGACCGCGTTCTGGAACTCCCAGGGCTACAACGAGAAGTAG
- a CDS encoding SpoIID/LytB domain-containing protein produces the protein MNIRKGLAAVGAVLAMSTALLSVASPAAAATRDGTCDSGEFCYYYNSNQAGSVSDFTDSLDDYGTTQPTCYDFKGTGNGKGLCVKNNAASVWNRTGKTVRVYFNSNFAGSYQDFAAGAMANLNATLKNNNASHELRSGATGCSTDGTNSKLPSTILVYRVGLGRVDRVDFKTYVKNVLPNEWITSWPNASLDAGAVAVKSYAWYWALHSTRKTPGGQCYDVRDDTGDQVYRPSSAQASTSSAVDRTWSTRLTRSGNILRAHYCATTTACGGWVDGDWLSQYGSRDLANEGRTYQAILRYYYRDVAVS, from the coding sequence GTGAATATCCGCAAGGGCCTCGCCGCCGTCGGCGCCGTCCTCGCCATGTCCACCGCCCTCCTGAGTGTCGCCTCGCCGGCAGCGGCAGCCACCCGGGACGGCACCTGCGACAGCGGCGAGTTCTGCTACTACTACAACAGCAACCAGGCCGGTTCGGTCTCCGACTTCACCGACTCCCTGGACGACTACGGCACGACCCAACCGACCTGCTACGACTTCAAGGGCACGGGCAACGGCAAGGGCCTGTGCGTCAAGAACAACGCCGCGTCGGTGTGGAACCGGACCGGTAAGACCGTGCGGGTCTACTTCAACAGCAACTTCGCCGGTTCCTACCAGGACTTCGCGGCCGGGGCGATGGCGAACCTCAACGCCACGTTGAAGAACAACAACGCCTCGCACGAACTGCGCAGCGGAGCGACGGGGTGCAGCACCGACGGCACCAACAGCAAGCTGCCGAGCACCATCCTGGTCTACCGGGTCGGGCTCGGACGCGTCGACCGGGTCGACTTCAAGACGTACGTCAAGAACGTCCTCCCGAACGAGTGGATCACGAGCTGGCCGAACGCCTCGCTGGACGCCGGTGCCGTGGCCGTCAAGAGCTACGCCTGGTACTGGGCGTTGCACTCGACCCGCAAGACCCCCGGCGGGCAGTGCTACGACGTGCGTGACGACACCGGGGACCAGGTCTACCGGCCGTCGTCGGCGCAGGCCTCGACGTCCTCCGCGGTGGACCGCACCTGGTCGACCCGGCTGACCCGCAGCGGCAACATCCTGCGGGCGCACTACTGCGCGACGACGACCGCCTGTGGTGGCTGGGTCGACGGGGACTGGCTGTCCCAGTACGGCTCCCGTGACCTCGCCAACGAGGGCAGGACCTACCAGGCGATCCTGCGCTACTACTACCGCGACGTCGCCGTGTCCTGA
- a CDS encoding RICIN domain-containing protein translates to MPFTIRRPSSAEPVRRAGRTGLVLAVIATLVGAAGAVLVGAPPAAAATIDTNASYVLVNRHSGKVLDVRDTSTADGAVIQQWSRNDGAWQQFQFVSSGSGYYRLKARHSGKVVDLWEWNTADGAEYRQWPDVNGANQQFQVLDSDSGYVRLINRHSAKALEVWERSTADGGRVSQYTDLNGPNQQWQLVAVGGGSTPPSTGCGSGSTNAEAVLSGGTWTARNGSSTVYTGGDMLSAMQAAVTSLSPGRTSKQRVVVRGSGSVSAGSRLSLPSYTTLAVCGTINVTGSGSGDQAPVYSRGTTDVEVQNLTLTGSPLYGIFMRNVNNLTLGQIDMRLSSGLGIRIDNHGGDRAVKVRNVRIDTVYVSGTGTHGVETYGVDGLTIGTVTARNTRDSGLLLNDTINATVGTVDAQNAGAGTGYAAFRMANRNGRVGNSYPTNIRVGTVIASGGGRGIFCVSESGGAVIDRVTISNTGNNSILVENCYNVVIAGVSGTVTGGGEVRIAARTEFPISSGIRFQNLTVSGTNITQSPCGGANNTISNVTRINSTLTWC, encoded by the coding sequence ATGCCGTTCACCATCAGAAGGCCGTCCAGCGCCGAGCCGGTCCGCCGCGCGGGGCGTACCGGTCTGGTGCTGGCCGTGATCGCCACGCTGGTCGGCGCGGCCGGTGCCGTACTGGTCGGCGCACCGCCGGCCGCCGCGGCGACCATCGACACCAACGCCTCCTACGTCCTGGTCAACCGGCACAGCGGCAAGGTCCTCGATGTCCGGGACACCTCGACGGCGGACGGCGCGGTGATCCAGCAGTGGTCCCGCAACGACGGCGCGTGGCAACAGTTCCAGTTCGTGTCCTCCGGGAGTGGCTACTACCGCCTGAAGGCCCGGCACAGTGGCAAGGTCGTCGACCTGTGGGAGTGGAACACGGCCGACGGCGCCGAATACCGCCAGTGGCCGGATGTCAACGGCGCCAACCAGCAGTTCCAGGTCCTCGACTCGGACAGCGGCTACGTCCGACTCATCAACCGCCACTCCGCCAAGGCACTCGAGGTCTGGGAGCGGTCCACCGCCGACGGCGGCCGGGTCAGTCAGTACACGGACCTCAACGGCCCGAACCAGCAGTGGCAGCTGGTAGCGGTGGGCGGCGGCAGCACCCCACCGAGCACCGGCTGCGGCAGCGGGTCGACGAACGCCGAGGCCGTGCTGAGCGGAGGCACCTGGACGGCCCGCAACGGCTCCTCGACCGTCTACACGGGCGGGGACATGCTGTCGGCGATGCAGGCGGCGGTCACCTCGCTGTCGCCGGGTCGGACGTCCAAGCAGCGCGTGGTGGTGCGCGGCTCCGGGTCGGTGAGCGCGGGTTCGCGGTTGTCACTGCCGTCGTACACGACGCTGGCGGTGTGCGGCACGATCAACGTGACCGGGTCGGGGTCGGGCGACCAGGCGCCGGTGTACTCGCGCGGCACCACCGACGTCGAGGTGCAGAACCTCACGCTGACCGGGTCGCCGCTGTACGGGATCTTCATGCGCAACGTGAACAACCTGACGCTGGGGCAGATCGACATGCGGCTCTCCTCCGGCCTGGGCATCCGCATCGACAACCACGGTGGGGACCGGGCGGTCAAGGTGCGCAACGTCCGCATCGACACCGTGTACGTGTCGGGGACCGGCACTCACGGGGTGGAGACGTACGGCGTGGACGGCCTGACCATCGGCACGGTGACGGCCCGCAACACCCGCGACTCCGGTCTGCTGCTCAACGACACGATCAACGCCACGGTGGGCACCGTCGACGCGCAGAACGCCGGGGCGGGCACCGGGTACGCGGCGTTCCGGATGGCCAACCGCAACGGCCGGGTGGGCAACTCGTACCCGACCAACATCCGGGTCGGGACCGTGATCGCGTCCGGTGGTGGCCGGGGGATCTTCTGCGTGTCCGAGTCCGGTGGCGCGGTCATCGACCGGGTGACCATCTCGAACACGGGGAACAACTCGATCCTGGTGGAGAACTGCTACAACGTCGTCATCGCCGGGGTTTCCGGAACGGTGACGGGCGGCGGCGAGGTGCGGATCGCGGCGCGGACGGAGTTCCCGATCTCCTCCGGCATCCGGTTCCAGAACCTGACCGTCAGCGGCACCAACATCACCCAGAGCCCGTGCGGTGGGGCCAACAACACCATCAGCAACGTCACGCGGATCAACTCGACGCTGACCTGGTGTTGA
- a CDS encoding family 43 glycosylhydrolase, with protein sequence MAAALVVLAVSAGLPAAGPVQAAPAVNYTNPLVNQRADPHIVRHTDGYYYMTATVPQYDRIVLRRATTLQGLATAAETTIWNRHTSGEMGAHIWAPEIHFINNRWYVYFAAGRTDDVWRIRMYVLENANANPLNGSWTERGRITTPWDTFSLDASTFVVNGVRYLTWAQQEPSMPNNSNVYLARMGANPWQITGTVTRLVVPTYDWETRGYRVAEGPAVIQRNGRVFLTYSASATDANYCLGMLTASATANLLDAASWSKSPTPVFASNAATGQYGPGHNSFTVSEDGQSDILVYHDRNYRDISGDPLNDPNRRTRLQKLYWNADGTPNFGIPVPDGATPVRLRAHDLSGSYIRHYDYRARIEPNVTNLADSQFRIVNGLAGGGSVSLESTNFPGYFLRHRGYALYVEKNDGSALFGNDASFQRRAGLADSAGLSLESQNFPGRYVRHRDGLLYIEAVSSTAERGSATFHSE encoded by the coding sequence GTGGCAGCCGCGTTGGTGGTGCTCGCCGTGTCGGCCGGGCTGCCGGCGGCCGGCCCGGTGCAGGCCGCACCAGCCGTGAACTACACCAACCCCCTGGTCAACCAGCGAGCCGATCCGCACATCGTCCGGCACACCGACGGCTACTACTACATGACCGCGACCGTGCCGCAGTACGACCGGATCGTGCTGCGACGCGCGACCACCCTGCAAGGGCTGGCGACGGCGGCGGAGACGACGATCTGGAACCGACACACCAGCGGCGAGATGGGCGCCCACATCTGGGCACCGGAGATCCACTTCATCAACAACCGGTGGTACGTCTACTTCGCCGCCGGCCGGACCGATGACGTGTGGCGGATCCGGATGTACGTGCTGGAGAACGCCAACGCGAACCCACTCAACGGTTCGTGGACCGAACGCGGCCGGATCACGACGCCCTGGGACACCTTCAGCCTCGACGCCTCGACCTTCGTCGTCAACGGGGTGCGTTATCTGACCTGGGCGCAGCAGGAACCGAGCATGCCCAACAACTCCAACGTCTACCTCGCCCGCATGGGCGCCAACCCCTGGCAGATCACGGGCACGGTGACCCGCCTGGTGGTGCCCACGTACGACTGGGAGACCCGCGGCTACCGCGTCGCGGAGGGACCGGCGGTGATCCAGCGCAACGGTCGCGTCTTCCTGACCTACTCGGCCAGCGCCACCGACGCCAACTACTGCCTCGGAATGCTGACCGCCTCCGCCACCGCGAACCTGCTCGACGCCGCCTCCTGGAGCAAGAGCCCCACACCGGTGTTCGCCAGCAACGCGGCCACCGGCCAGTACGGCCCCGGCCACAACTCCTTCACCGTCTCCGAGGACGGGCAGAGCGACATCCTCGTCTACCACGACCGCAACTACCGCGACATCAGCGGCGATCCGCTCAACGACCCGAACCGGCGGACCAGGCTCCAGAAGCTGTACTGGAACGCCGACGGCACGCCGAACTTCGGCATTCCGGTGCCCGACGGGGCCACCCCGGTCCGGCTGCGGGCACATGACCTGAGTGGCAGCTACATACGGCACTACGACTACCGGGCCCGGATCGAGCCGAACGTGACCAACCTGGCCGACTCCCAGTTCCGTATCGTCAACGGCCTCGCCGGCGGCGGATCGGTGTCGCTGGAGTCGACCAACTTCCCCGGCTACTTCCTGCGGCACCGCGGCTATGCGCTGTACGTCGAGAAGAACGACGGGTCGGCCCTCTTCGGCAACGACGCCAGCTTCCAGCGCCGGGCCGGCCTGGCCGACAGCGCCGGGCTCTCCCTGGAATCGCAGAACTTCCCCGGGCGGTACGTGCGCCACCGCGACGGGCTGCTCTACATCGAGGCGGTCAGTTCGACGGCCGAGCGCGGCTCCGCCACCTTCCACAGCGAATAG